Genomic window (Marmota flaviventris isolate mMarFla1 chromosome X, mMarFla1.hap1, whole genome shotgun sequence):
GGAGTGCCTTCCTCCCTTTCATGGCTCCAAGAAGCTGTGAAGGAAAAACATGGAGGAAGAGCCATCCTAGAGGCCCGTAGTCAGTCTGTAGTGAAGTCACCTGTCCTTCCCCCCCAAACCCACAGTCTGCAGTCGTGACACCCCCTCCCATTAGTGTCTAGGAAGGAGGGGGAGTCGAAGGAGGGGGGCAGGCACTGCGCAGTCTGGGGTGCAGGCACACCAAAGAGAGTTTTGGTATCCATCCGCTGCTCCCGCCCGCGCAGCGCTTCCCGACCTCCAGATACCGCAGCCCCCAGCCGCCCGCCCTCCCGCCAGTCCCACCAGGAGTAGGTGCGCGGGAGACTGGGTGGTGGTCTGCACGCTAGGGTGTGCGGGGTCTTACTGAGGCTGCTGGTGCTAAGCCGCCCCTCAGACCCGGGCTCACGCTGGCCCCGCCCACCTCTTGGTCGGAACTACGGTGGGCCTGGGAGGGGGCGTCGAGCCCATTCGCGCCATATCCCTCCGCCCCCCTTCCCGACACCCTGGAGGCGAGCGGTTCTTGCCGCATCCTGCGCAGCCCCTGCCCAGTTTGATGCAGAGGCGTGGGGGCGGGACGCCGCTTAGCAATTCTGCTTGCACAGAATGCGGTGGGAGTCCCAGTGAGGAGCTGCCAGAGGACAGGACAGAGGAGGAGAGGACGGGAGAGGAGGGGGATCCCGATGTCCTGGGCTCTGAGCCTGTGAAGGCAAGTGGGGCGCGCAGGGGGCGTGGGGTGGTCTTCCACTATGGCCGGCTGACAGCTTGCCCCCCGCCTCCAGACATTGGCATCCTGGCGAGGAGACAGCGAGCTGGCGGGAGCTGCTCCCTGAGAGGGGTGTGTGGAGCTTGGGGACCCCTGGTGAGGAAGCGGCGGTGACAGgttggggcagggggcagggtgaCCATAGAGCCTCCAGCAGAGCTTCCAGAGGCCAACTGCACCATCTGCTTTTCTGCCTACATTCTTGGCGCCCGTGCTGCCCTCGACAGTGTTTTTGCCCGGTGAGAGCCCTGGGGGAGGCTGTGAGGGAGAAGTGGTGGCGCTGGAGGTGAGGATGCCtcagcagcggcggcggcggcggcggcggggggtgggtgggcaggggGAATGGGGCTTCCTGGAGGCCACAGTGGGTGGGAATAGGAGCAGGGACTGGTGTCCAAGCTCTGTCCAGCCCAGCTGGCATAGCGGGAGGTGGTTCGCCTTTGCCACTCCAGCCGATTCCGGAAAGGGGCCTGTTGGACCCCGCGTCCCAGGTGCTGTCCCTTCCCACAGGCTCCTGCTTGATGTCAAAATCTCCCGTGTGTGCGGTAGGTCTGGTGTGTTCTGACAGGCCAGAGTGCGCATCTGTAGAGGCGAGGCTTGAGGAAAAAGAGGAGCAGGAAAATGGCCTGGATTTCTGGAGGTGTGTGCGGATGGGGGGTGGGCACTGGGCACTGAGTGGACACCTGAATGGGAGTGGGGCGACTGTGACCAGACCTGGCCAGGCATTTAGTAGCACCTCGTCATCTCCTAACAGGTGTCCAGGCACTTCCCctaccttctccctccctctcccaaaTCGGGGTCCTGAAAAGATGGACTTTGCCTGGGTGGGAGTACTGGGTGGAGGGGTGAGGGAGTCGTAAGTAGCACTTACTCCATCACCTGCTTTCTAGAATGTGCGGTGCCCTTCCCCCATTTTATGCTGCGCAGGGCAAGGGGAAATGGCGCACCTAGTGGTGAGTCCTCAGAATTGGAGAAGGGAGTATTGGGAAGAGGATGACGTCAAGAGAAGGTGGTGTTACCTCTGGAGCCCTGCAACAGGGCCTAAATAAAACAAGAGTATTCTACCAGCAGGACCCTAAATGTGGAAAGACAGTTAATTTGGAGACTCCTATCCTTGGTGTTGGTCTGTCCACCAAGCTCAGCTGCtgccctttgttttttgttttttttttttcctgactctcCTAACTTTTCATCTGTTTGTTCATAGGCCTGCTTTAAGGCTGTTCAATTctgcaagaaaggaaaagaggaggaggaggagactggCTCAAATCTCTGGAGGTTGGTgagagggtggggtgggaggcagCTACTGAGGAAGAGCATGGCAGGTGGCTTTGGGCTTTGCTCCAAGTGGGTGCAGGACTGTGTTTACTTCTCTCTGCTAGACTTGCACACTGCCACAGCATCCTTTGTTTCTTCTGGCCAGAGATATTAGGAATGTTGAGGTAGGTGTAGGTTGGGCCCTGATGGATGATCCAAGAGCTGGGACCAGGAGACAGGGAACTTTAGACAGATAGGACCCTTAAACTGAAAGAGAGCTATTTGTTTTGGGCCAGGGTATGTGTCTATCTGTTGAGCATTCAGACTCCATTCTCTCCTGTATGTTTGTCTGTAGGACCCCCTGCAGTCGGCTGTGGGGCATAACACCATTTGAgcaaagaaaggagagggaaattgCACCACATCAGTGAAGGTTGGTATGGGCGTGGGTTCACTTTTGGGTGGGGTAGTGGAGACCAGCCACTACTGGTGGGGTCCAGGAGTGATTAGGATCTGGTGAGAGGCTCTTCTGCCTCTCTATGGATAACACACTTTCCCATCTCACCCATACTTATTTTGCAGCAGGCAAGAGAAACATTTTCTTATACCTGAGCTGTCCCATTTAGTATTCAACACTAGTCTCTCTGTGTAAGTCTCTGCATGAGGTGATACAGTTGGATGAGACTCAATCCCCCATTTCGTTCTCTCTCCCTAGATCCACCTCCAGTGGCAGCTCTGGTGGTGCTGGAGTTGCTGCTGACCACCACCCTCAACAGGTCCGCACCCACCCAGGAACCATCCATCCTCCCCCAGCTTGGTTGTGCCTCCTCTCCACTGTGTCTATATTATTGACTGAGACTTTGCTTGGGTCAGAACCTGTTTGACTGCTAGATTGGcaatttactttaatttttgttCCAGTGTTATAGCCTAAATTGCTGAAAGATCTTAGTGTGAAGATACCATTCTTTGACAGATCTGTGCCTAAGGCTGAGACTTGGATAGTATATAACTGTACTTTGTCTAACTTTTACCATGACTGGGGCAGAGATTGAGCCTGGTACCCAGGCAATGCCTGAAAAGAAGTCTGGGGAAGATGTTTTAGGCATGGCTGAGATAGAGAATGAAGTCCCTTTGGTGGTCCGACCCAAGATTAGGATACCTGCCCAGATAATGACTGGAGCAAGGCCAAAAACAAAGACCAAGCTCATGCCTGGAGCAAGGTCCAAAATGGAATCCAGTACAGCAGTTGGGCTACATACTAAGGGTAAAACTAAGGTAAACCTTGGGTCAAGATTCAAGGATGATGTTAAAGCCTGGACCCAGAAACCATTTGGGGCTGAACCCATGTCAAAGACAGATGGAATGTCCCAAAACAATGCCAAAGACTCCCCACTTGTCAGTACTGATTCTGGGTTGGTTACTAAAACTAAGTGCCTGTCTGTGGGTAGAGAACTGGTTAATATGGACATTGACAACTTTCCTAGAAAGAAGACTCATTCTCAAGTGGGATTCCAATCTTCATTTGGGTTAGAAGAGGTAACCAATGTTGGGTCCTGGTGCTCTCCAGGTCCTATATCCAAACAAGAGGCCTCTCagaattccaattttaaatgGGTAGACAGATCTGTGAATTCCTGGTTCTGTAGTGGAGATGAAGTCAATACAAAATTTCATCCTAGGAACAGGATGAAAGCCAGTACCAGGTCCAGGCACATGGCCAAACAAGAGGTAGATATCATGTCTAGGCgcaaaaacaagcaggagttttaTATTGTGTCTAGTTCTGGTTCTGAGGATGAGTCTGTTAAGACATCCTGGTTCTGGGACAAAGAAAAGACTAATTCCTGGTACAGGTCCAAGTCCAGGGAGGAGGCCAATGCCAGGTCCTGGTTCAGGTCTAAGAAAGAATTCTATGTTGAATCCAGTTCTGGGTCTGATTGTGAAAATAATATGAAGTCCTTGTTCTGGGCTGGAGAAGAGGCCAAATCCAGGTCCAAACACAGAGCTAGGAATGAGGCCAGTAAGAGGGTCAGGCACAATGCTAGGCGAGAACCTAGCATCAACGTCATGTCTGCATCTTTAGATGTAATAAAAAAAGAGTCTTGGTTCTGGAATGAAGAAAAGGATAATTCATTTTTAAGGTCCAAAATCAAGAAAGAGTCCAGGGCCAGAGCACTGGCAAAGGGAGAAGCCAAAACCAAGGCCAGAGCCAGGGCCAAGCGAGAAGCCATGTCAGAGGAGGAGGTCTTCATTGGAACCTGGTTTTGGGATACAGATGAGCCCAGCATGATGGATGGGGCCAGTGTCAAATCCAGTCCACAAGTGGAGGATGAGTCTATTTTTGGGACTTGGTTCTGGACTAATGAAGAGACCAATGTGGAGACTGAGGCTAGCTGTAAATCCAGACCTAGGGTTGAGGAGGAGCCTGCTGGTAATTCCTATTTTGAggctggggaaaaaaagaccaGTATGGAAATTGAGGCAGAGGCCATCTCTGAATCTGTACTAGCAGCTAATGATGAAGAGGCCATTGTTGGTTCCTGGTTTTGGGCTAGTGAAGAAGCTAAACTGGAACCTGAGGAAGAGACAATTTTTGGGCCTTGGTTCTGGGGTATTGATGAGCCCAGGGTGGAATCTGGTGTTGGCATGAGCTCTGAGTCCAGGCCAAGGTCTGGGGAAGAAGTCATTGATCCCTGGTTCTGGGCTGGAGAAGTCAACATAGAAGCTGGGGTTGGAGAAGAGACCAGGTCAGAATCAGAAGAAGAGGCAGTATTTGTGTCCTGGTTTTGGTCTGAAAACCAGACCCATATGGATTCTGGGGCTGAAGCTAGTTGTGATATCATGCCAGGGactgcagaggaggaagaagaggatgaGCCTATATTTGGTTCCTGGTTCTGGGCTGGAATAGATGCTTGTGTGGAGGCTGAAGTCAACAGCAAGTCTATGCTGGAGGATGAGGATGAGGCCGTTATATCATCTTGGTTTGGGGCCAGAGAAGAGGCCAGTGTGAAGTATGGAGCTGGTGGCAGATACAAGTTTATGGCAGAAGCAGAGGATACTGATAATAGGTCTTGCTTCTGGGCAGAAGAAGAACCCTGTGTGTATCCTTCCAACAGAGGAAGTTGGAAGTCTAgacctgaggaggaggaggacactgTTGATTCATGGTTCTTGTCTAGAAAATATTCAAGACCAGAAGCCACTGTAGGGTCCTGGTTGTGGGCTGCAGGAGAGGGCAGTATAGATCATGAGACTGGAGAAGAGGCCAAGTTACCAACTGAAGAGGAGACCACGATCAAGTCCTGGTTCtggaaagaagaagaagccaTTATAGATGTTACCGACAGAAAGGAGTTCAGTTCAGTAGCTGAGGAGGAAGATATTATTGGTTCTTGGTTCTGGGCTGGGGAAGAGCATAGGCTTGAGGcaccagctgaggcaggagaagagaACAGGCTAGCACTTGAGGATGAACCTATGGTTGGTTCCTGGTTTGGGGCCAAGGAAGAGGCCATTAGAGCAGCTGAATTTTGCGGCAAATACGGTTCCAACACTAATGAAGAGGAAGTCGTTGTTGGGTCCTGGTTCTGGGAAGAGGCCAGTTTGGAGGCAGTGGAGACAGGGGACATCCTGTTACAGGAGTCCAAGCCTGAGACTAAGGAGGAGGAAATCAGTGTTGGGTCCTGTTTCTGGACTGAAGAAGCCATTGTAGAGGCTGGGTCTCAGGCAGTAGAAGAAATGAGTTCAAAGATCGAAGAGGAGACCATTTTTGGGTCCTGGTTCTGGGCTGGAAAAGAATTCAATAGAGAATCAGGAATATGCTATGTGCCTAAGCCAGAGGATGATGAAGAGATGATTGTTGAGTCTTGGTTCTGGTCTGGAGACAAGGCCATTAAGGAAACTGGAACTGTGGCCTCCTGTGAGTTCATGCCAGAAAATGAGGAAGGGGCACTTTTTGGGTCTTGTCTTGAATCTAAAGAGGAAGTGAATAATAGTACTAGCAATGAAACCAACTACGAGTCCGGGACATTAGCTGATGAAGATGAGGACATAGTGGGGTCCTGGTTCTGGGCAGGAGATGAGGCCCATTTTGAATCAAATCCAACCCCTGTGTTCAGGGCCATTTGCAAGCCTAGGTATTCCATTGAGCAGGAACCTGATCCTTCACGCAGACCCCAGACCTGGGAAGAGGTCACTGTTCAGTTCAAGCCTGGTCCATGGTCTAGGATTGGCTTTTCATCCTTAAGCCCCTCTAGATTTCCAAAAGAAGCAGCATCTCTATTCTTTGAAATGTTTGGGGGAAAGCCAAAGCATGTGGAACTTAGCCCAGAAGGGGAAGAGCAGGAATCTTTACATCAGCCTGAACCTGAATTCCCATTTCAGTATGATCCCTCCTACCGGTCTGTGCGGGAAATTCGAGAGCATCTTAGGGCCAGGGAGAGTGCAGAGCCTGAGAATTGGTCCTGCAGCTGTATACAGTGTGAGCTTAGAATTGGTTCTGAAGAGTTTGAAGAACTTCTTTTATTAATGGACAAAATTCGAGATCCTTTTATTCATGAAATATCTAAAATTGCAATGGGTATGAGAAGTGCTTCTCAATTTACCCGTGATTTCATTCGGGATTCAGGCATTGTCTCACTTATTGAAACCTTACTCAATTATCCATCCTCCCGAGTTAGGACAAGGTTTTTGGAAAACATGATTCGCATGGCTCCGCCTTATCCAAATCTAAACATGATTCAGACGTATGTATGTCAAGTGTGCGAGGAAACTCTTTCTTATGGTATAGATTCCCTTGAGCAGCTGTCTGGATTAAGGATGATTGAACATCTCACTATTACTACTGACTATCATGAACTGGTTGCCAATTATATGCCTGGGTTTCTATGCTTACTAGCTACAGGCAATACTGCAACAAggtttcatattttgaaaatactacTGAATTTGTCTGAAAATCTTGTCATGACAAAAGACCTACTTAGTGCTGGAGCAATGTCAGAATTTATGGGTATCTTTAACAGGgaagagacaaatgacaatattcAAATTGTTCTTGAAATGTTTGAGAATATCAGTAACAATATCAAGAAAGATGCAGTGTTTGCTGATGATGATATCAATCTTGATCCACTTATTTCTGCATTCCACGAAGCTGAGAAATTTGCTAAagaattacaaaggaaaataaaccatCAAAATGACCCTGAAGCTGATCaagaaaaatcatatgaataATCGCTTGCCTCTGATTGTCCTTATGTTCCTGAATTATGATCCTTGGGTAATGTTTTCCTTTTCACAGTTGGTTCTGTGTTGCAGTGTACATCTTTAACTTTACCCAACCCTGTGTGTAATCTGGATCATTTTTCTCATGCCAAATGAATATTAGAACTGAAAACACATGTGTTGATATTTGTCTTGTTGAGATTGTGATATTTAGTATTTGAGCTTATAATGAACTGAGCCATCATAAATAAG
Coding sequences:
- the Gprasp1 gene encoding G-protein coupled receptor-associated sorting protein 1 produces the protein MTGAEIEPGTQAMPEKKSGEDVLGMAEIENEVPLVVRPKIRIPAQIMTGARPKTKTKLMPGARSKMESSTAVGLHTKGKTKVNLGSRFKDDVKAWTQKPFGAEPMSKTDGMSQNNAKDSPLVSTDSGLVTKTKCLSVGRELVNMDIDNFPRKKTHSQVGFQSSFGLEEVTNVGSWCSPGPISKQEASQNSNFKWVDRSVNSWFCSGDEVNTKFHPRNRMKASTRSRHMAKQEVDIMSRRKNKQEFYIVSSSGSEDESVKTSWFWDKEKTNSWYRSKSREEANARSWFRSKKEFYVESSSGSDCENNMKSLFWAGEEAKSRSKHRARNEASKRVRHNARREPSINVMSASLDVIKKESWFWNEEKDNSFLRSKIKKESRARALAKGEAKTKARARAKREAMSEEEVFIGTWFWDTDEPSMMDGASVKSSPQVEDESIFGTWFWTNEETNVETEASCKSRPRVEEEPAGNSYFEAGEKKTSMEIEAEAISESVLAANDEEAIVGSWFWASEEAKLEPEEETIFGPWFWGIDEPRVESGVGMSSESRPRSGEEVIDPWFWAGEVNIEAGVGEETRSESEEEAVFVSWFWSENQTHMDSGAEASCDIMPGTAEEEEEDEPIFGSWFWAGIDACVEAEVNSKSMLEDEDEAVISSWFGAREEASVKYGAGGRYKFMAEAEDTDNRSCFWAEEEPCVYPSNRGSWKSRPEEEEDTVDSWFLSRKYSRPEATVGSWLWAAGEGSIDHETGEEAKLPTEEETTIKSWFWKEEEAIIDVTDRKEFSSVAEEEDIIGSWFWAGEEHRLEAPAEAGEENRLALEDEPMVGSWFGAKEEAIRAAEFCGKYGSNTNEEEVVVGSWFWEEASLEAVETGDILLQESKPETKEEEISVGSCFWTEEAIVEAGSQAVEEMSSKIEEETIFGSWFWAGKEFNRESGICYVPKPEDDEEMIVESWFWSGDKAIKETGTVASCEFMPENEEGALFGSCLESKEEVNNSTSNETNYESGTLADEDEDIVGSWFWAGDEAHFESNPTPVFRAICKPRYSIEQEPDPSRRPQTWEEVTVQFKPGPWSRIGFSSLSPSRFPKEAASLFFEMFGGKPKHVELSPEGEEQESLHQPEPEFPFQYDPSYRSVREIREHLRARESAEPENWSCSCIQCELRIGSEEFEELLLLMDKIRDPFIHEISKIAMGMRSASQFTRDFIRDSGIVSLIETLLNYPSSRVRTRFLENMIRMAPPYPNLNMIQTYVCQVCEETLSYGIDSLEQLSGLRMIEHLTITTDYHELVANYMPGFLCLLATGNTATRFHILKILLNLSENLVMTKDLLSAGAMSEFMGIFNREETNDNIQIVLEMFENISNNIKKDAVFADDDINLDPLISAFHEAEKFAKELQRKINHQNDPEADQEKSYE